From Aerosticca soli, a single genomic window includes:
- a CDS encoding Ppx/GppA phosphatase family protein, with product MNLADQSPIREGELIAAVDLGSNSFHLVVARVEHGEPRVIDRLRDSVRLAAGLRADGSLDAAHRARAMTCLARFGQRIAGIPSARVRAVATNTVRRLASPQTFLSAAEAALGHPVEVVSGREEGRLIFLGVAHGLPASREPRLVIDVGGGSTEFIIGRGLAPLHTESVQAGCIASTLHFFPGGKLTRKRWQRARMELGVLLQQFAEDYREAGWQEAYGSSGSAKAIGAVVEAMGLSDDGITPAALAAVREALLAQGQIASLRLPGLAEERAPVIAGAVAIFESAFEVLGITHMRVCESSMREGLLWDLLGRAGGSDPRTASIDALASRYGVDRAQARRVESTALQLFDQVARAWQLDGEAREWLSWAARVHEIGLAIAHSQHHHHGAYILRHADLAGFSRQEQQLLAAIVESHRRKPDKAVFTALPQRYRRLARHITALLRLAVLFRRGRRAESLPPLKLTATSRRLRLSLPRSWLEQHPLTEADLEQEHAPMAELGLTLDVQRT from the coding sequence GTGAATCTCGCCGACCAGTCGCCGATCCGCGAAGGTGAGCTGATCGCCGCGGTGGACTTGGGTTCCAACAGTTTCCATCTGGTGGTGGCCCGGGTCGAACACGGCGAGCCACGGGTGATCGACCGCCTGCGCGACAGCGTGCGCCTTGCGGCCGGCCTGCGCGCCGACGGCAGCCTGGACGCCGCCCATCGCGCCCGGGCGATGACCTGTCTGGCCCGTTTTGGCCAGCGTATCGCCGGGATACCTTCCGCCAGGGTGCGTGCCGTGGCCACCAACACGGTGCGCCGGCTGGCCTCGCCGCAGACCTTCCTGAGCGCCGCCGAAGCCGCGCTCGGGCATCCGGTGGAGGTGGTTTCCGGGCGCGAGGAAGGCCGGCTCATCTTTCTCGGCGTCGCCCACGGCCTGCCCGCCTCGCGCGAACCGCGGCTGGTCATCGACGTCGGCGGCGGCAGCACCGAGTTCATCATCGGTCGCGGCCTTGCGCCCCTGCACACCGAAAGCGTGCAGGCCGGCTGCATCGCCTCCACGCTGCACTTCTTTCCCGGCGGCAAGCTGACCCGCAAGCGCTGGCAGCGCGCGCGGATGGAGCTGGGCGTGCTGCTGCAGCAGTTCGCCGAGGATTACCGCGAAGCCGGCTGGCAGGAAGCCTACGGCTCCTCCGGCAGCGCCAAGGCGATCGGCGCGGTGGTCGAGGCGATGGGGCTGTCGGACGACGGCATCACCCCCGCCGCGCTGGCGGCCGTGCGCGAGGCCCTGCTCGCACAGGGTCAGATCGCGTCCCTGCGTCTTCCTGGCCTTGCCGAGGAACGCGCGCCGGTGATCGCCGGTGCAGTGGCGATCTTCGAGAGCGCCTTCGAGGTGCTCGGCATCACCCACATGCGCGTGTGCGAGAGCTCGATGCGCGAGGGTTTGCTGTGGGACCTGCTCGGCCGCGCCGGCGGCAGCGATCCGCGCACGGCCAGCATCGACGCGCTGGCCAGCCGCTATGGCGTCGATCGCGCGCAGGCGCGCCGGGTCGAGTCGACCGCCCTGCAGCTGTTCGACCAGGTGGCACGCGCCTGGCAGCTGGACGGCGAAGCGCGCGAATGGCTGTCCTGGGCCGCCCGCGTGCACGAGATCGGACTTGCCATCGCCCACAGCCAGCACCACCACCACGGCGCCTACATCCTGCGCCACGCCGACCTCGCCGGCTTCTCGCGCCAGGAGCAGCAGCTGCTCGCCGCGATCGTGGAATCCCATCGCCGCAAGCCGGACAAGGCCGTGTTCACCGCCCTGCCCCAGCGCTACCGCCGGCTGGCACGCCACATCACCGCGCTGTTGCGGCTGGCGGTGCTGTTCCGCCGCGGCCGGCGCGCCGAATCGCTGCCGCCGCTCAAGCTGACCGCCACCAGCCGGCGCCTGCGCCTGAGCCTGCCGCGCAGCTGGCTGGAGCAGCATCCGCTCACCGAGGCCGATCTCGAACAGGAACACGCGCCGATGGCCGAACTCGGCCTGACTCTCGACGTGCAGCGCACCTGA
- the ppk1 gene encoding polyphosphate kinase 1, translating to MKHRTTTPDLTAPELYLNRELAALEFHGRVLAMARDPAVPLLERLRYLAITAGNLDEYFEVRVAMLKHHHAFGSAAPGPDGIPSGELLTRIRARVLELVNDLYALWQRELRPQLAAQGIRFLTREQWSPRQRRWLRGYFEHEVLPVLSPLGLDPAHPFPRILNKTLNVVVVLKGRDAFGHEGHTALVRAPRSLPRIVRIPAMVDGGGDDFVFLGELLQAFADAMFPGFKVGGAYPFRVTRNSELMIEEAEVENLARALSEELIGRGYARPVRLEVAADCPQAIVRMLADNFGLEDADVYRCDGPVNILRVGQVYEQLDRPELKFPRFVPRQPPALVNGRDLFETIARHDVLLHHPYESFAAVVELLRQASVDPEVLAIKQTLYRAGEDSPLVEPLIAAARAGKDVTVVVELRARFDEEANIRLATRLQEAGVQVVYGVVGYKTHAKMMLIVRREGATLRRYAHLSTGNYHSINSRTYTDIGLMTAQPQITEDLHKVFQQLSGLGQVIRLERLLHSPFTLYPGVLARIEREAEHARAGRPARIIAKLNALDEPHVVQALYRASQAGVEIDLIVRGACILRPGLPGVSERIRVRSIVGRFLEHSRVYFFLNDGASEIFCSSADWMERNLKRRIEVAFPILDPALAGRVFDETLANSLADNTQAWLLGSDGRYVRATPGEAPPYSAQQALLDRLCG from the coding sequence ATGAAACACAGGACCACCACACCCGATCTCACCGCCCCGGAGCTTTACCTCAACCGCGAGCTCGCCGCGCTGGAGTTTCATGGCCGCGTGCTCGCCATGGCCCGCGATCCGGCGGTGCCCTTGCTGGAACGGTTGCGCTATCTCGCCATCACCGCGGGCAATCTCGATGAATATTTCGAGGTGCGGGTGGCGATGCTCAAGCATCATCACGCGTTCGGTTCGGCCGCACCGGGACCCGATGGCATCCCTTCCGGGGAGCTGCTCACACGCATCCGCGCGCGCGTGCTCGAGCTGGTGAACGATCTCTATGCGCTCTGGCAGCGCGAGCTCAGGCCGCAGCTCGCCGCCCAGGGCATCCGCTTCCTGACCCGCGAACAATGGAGCCCACGCCAGCGTCGCTGGCTGCGCGGCTATTTCGAGCACGAGGTACTGCCGGTGCTCTCGCCGCTCGGGCTGGACCCGGCCCACCCGTTTCCACGCATCCTCAACAAGACGCTCAACGTGGTGGTGGTGCTCAAGGGCCGCGACGCCTTCGGGCATGAAGGCCACACCGCGCTGGTGCGCGCGCCGCGTTCGCTGCCGCGGATCGTGCGCATCCCGGCCATGGTCGATGGCGGCGGCGACGATTTCGTCTTTCTGGGCGAGCTGCTGCAGGCCTTTGCCGATGCGATGTTTCCCGGCTTCAAGGTGGGCGGCGCCTATCCGTTCCGCGTCACCCGCAACAGCGAGCTGATGATCGAGGAGGCCGAGGTCGAGAATCTGGCACGCGCGCTCAGCGAGGAACTCATCGGCCGCGGCTATGCGCGTCCGGTGCGGCTGGAAGTGGCCGCGGACTGCCCGCAGGCCATCGTGCGCATGCTGGCGGACAATTTCGGACTGGAGGATGCCGACGTCTACCGTTGCGACGGTCCGGTCAACATCCTGCGGGTCGGCCAGGTCTACGAGCAGCTGGACCGCCCGGAACTGAAGTTTCCCCGCTTCGTGCCACGCCAGCCGCCGGCGCTGGTCAACGGGCGCGACCTGTTCGAGACCATCGCGCGCCACGACGTGCTGCTGCATCACCCCTACGAGAGTTTCGCCGCGGTGGTCGAGCTGCTGCGTCAGGCCAGCGTCGATCCCGAGGTGCTGGCGATCAAGCAGACGCTCTACCGCGCCGGCGAGGATTCGCCGCTGGTGGAACCCCTGATCGCCGCCGCCCGCGCCGGCAAGGACGTCACCGTGGTGGTGGAGCTGCGCGCGCGTTTCGACGAGGAGGCCAACATCCGGCTCGCCACGCGCCTGCAGGAAGCCGGCGTGCAGGTGGTCTATGGCGTGGTCGGCTACAAGACGCACGCCAAGATGATGCTGATCGTGCGTCGGGAAGGCGCGACCCTGCGCCGCTATGCACACCTTTCCACCGGCAACTATCACTCGATCAACAGCCGCACCTACACCGACATCGGGCTGATGACCGCGCAGCCGCAGATCACCGAGGACCTGCACAAGGTGTTCCAGCAGCTCTCGGGCCTGGGCCAGGTGATCCGCCTCGAACGCCTGCTGCATTCGCCGTTCACGCTCTATCCCGGGGTCCTGGCCAGGATCGAGCGCGAGGCCGAGCATGCCCGCGCCGGCCGGCCGGCGCGGATCATCGCCAAGCTCAACGCGCTGGACGAGCCGCACGTGGTGCAGGCGCTCTACCGGGCGTCCCAGGCCGGCGTGGAGATCGACCTCATCGTGCGCGGCGCCTGCATCCTGCGTCCGGGGCTGCCCGGGGTTTCCGAGCGCATCCGCGTGCGTTCCATCGTCGGCCGCTTTCTCGAGCACAGCCGGGTGTATTTCTTCCTCAACGACGGCGCTAGCGAGATTTTCTGCAGCAGTGCCGACTGGATGGAGCGCAACCTCAAGCGGCGCATCGAGGTGGCCTTTCCGATCCTTGATCCGGCTCTCGCCGGACGCGTGTTCGACGAGACGCTGGCCAATTCCCTGGCCGACAACACGCAGGCCTGGCTGCTCGGCAGCGACGGCCGCTACGTGCGCGCCACGCCCGGCGAGGCGCCGCCCTACAGCGCCCAGCAGGCCTTGCTCGATCGCCTGTGCGGCTAG
- the phoR gene encoding phosphate regulon sensor histidine kinase PhoR — protein sequence MTPTARWKLPLACAALLLAGTAVGAWFGQAALGAAIVAVAEVVALLTRNGHPGGSIMRHPASSPPLHDRPMTRSRRIAASLRDLRSAAGSLPDAVVLMDAAQRIRWFNPAAENLLGLQRPQDRGRRLSERLAGSAFAAWLEDGAREPLADVPAPGRADGHLNATLLGFGRGLSLLVARDTTELARLEQIRRDFVANVSHELRTPLTVIHGYLELLDPEDVPELAPVLDEMRAQSKRMGQIVEDLLTLSRLETQERVIDERVAMAPLLATLRKEAEALSHGRHRIVVEDTARLDLRGSPKDLHSAFSNLVSNAVRYTPTGGSIAIGWHRTDGGGAVYAVRDTGYGIPAAHLARLTERFYRVSSSRSRETGGTGLGLSIVKHVLNLHQARLEIESTPGRGSTFACHFTAERLVAPGSGEES from the coding sequence ATGACGCCCACCGCCCGCTGGAAACTGCCGCTTGCCTGTGCCGCGCTGCTCCTCGCCGGCACGGCGGTCGGGGCGTGGTTCGGTCAGGCCGCGCTCGGCGCGGCGATCGTCGCGGTGGCGGAAGTTGTCGCATTACTGACCCGAAACGGTCATCCGGGCGGTTCCATCATGCGCCATCCGGCCTCGTCCCCGCCGCTGCATGACCGTCCGATGACACGTTCCCGCCGTATCGCCGCCAGCCTGCGCGATCTGCGCAGCGCCGCCGGCAGCCTTCCCGATGCCGTGGTGCTGATGGACGCCGCGCAGCGGATACGCTGGTTCAATCCGGCCGCCGAAAATCTGCTCGGGCTGCAGCGGCCGCAGGATCGTGGCAGGCGGCTGTCCGAGCGCCTGGCCGGCAGCGCATTCGCCGCCTGGCTCGAGGACGGCGCCCGCGAGCCGCTCGCCGACGTGCCGGCACCCGGACGGGCCGACGGCCACCTCAACGCCACCCTGCTCGGTTTCGGCCGCGGCCTGAGCCTGCTCGTCGCCCGCGACACCACCGAGCTAGCACGGCTGGAGCAGATCCGGCGCGATTTCGTCGCCAATGTCTCGCACGAGCTGCGCACGCCGCTGACCGTCATCCACGGCTATCTGGAACTGCTCGACCCGGAGGACGTGCCGGAGCTCGCGCCGGTCCTGGACGAGATGCGCGCGCAGTCCAAGCGCATGGGCCAGATCGTCGAGGATCTGCTCACCCTGTCGCGGCTGGAAACCCAAGAGCGCGTCATCGACGAACGCGTGGCGATGGCGCCGCTGCTGGCCACCTTGCGCAAGGAGGCCGAGGCGTTGAGTCATGGCCGCCACCGGATCGTCGTCGAGGACACGGCCCGGCTGGACCTGCGCGGCTCGCCCAAGGACCTGCACAGCGCCTTTTCCAATCTGGTCAGCAATGCGGTGCGCTACACGCCGACCGGCGGCAGCATCGCCATCGGCTGGCATCGCACGGACGGTGGCGGCGCGGTCTATGCGGTGCGCGACACCGGCTATGGCATTCCCGCCGCGCACCTGGCCCGGCTCACGGAACGTTTCTACCGCGTCTCCTCCAGCCGTTCGCGCGAGACCGGCGGCACCGGCCTTGGGCTGTCCATCGTCAAGCACGTGCTCAACCTGCATCAGGCCCGGCTGGAGATCGAAAGCACACCCGGGCGAGGTTCCACCTTCGCCTGCCATTTCACCGCCGAACGGCTGGTCGCGCCCGGCAGCGGCGAGGAAAGCTGA
- the phoB gene encoding phosphate regulon transcriptional regulator PhoB: MQKRILIVEDEASIRDMVAFALRKAGMEAIPAADARAAQLAIAEQVPDLILLDWMLPGTSGLELARRLRKEDPGREIPIIMLTARGEEMDRVNGLEAGVDDYVVKPFSTRELLARIKAVLRRSKGDDGSGNVEINGLRIDGPAHRVFAGTDAVPIGPTEYRLLYFFMTHPERVYTRAQLLDHVWGGSVYVEERTVDVHIRRLRKTLEPWQLDRMVQTVRGSGYRFSASP; this comes from the coding sequence GTGCAAAAACGCATCCTGATCGTCGAAGACGAAGCCTCGATCCGCGACATGGTGGCCTTCGCGCTGCGCAAGGCCGGCATGGAGGCGATCCCGGCCGCCGATGCGCGTGCCGCGCAGCTGGCCATCGCCGAGCAGGTGCCCGATCTCATCCTGCTCGACTGGATGCTGCCCGGCACCAGCGGCCTGGAGCTCGCGCGCCGCCTGCGCAAGGAAGATCCCGGCCGGGAAATCCCCATCATCATGCTGACCGCCCGCGGCGAGGAGATGGACCGCGTCAACGGCCTCGAGGCCGGCGTCGACGATTACGTGGTCAAGCCGTTTTCCACCCGCGAGCTGCTGGCGCGGATCAAGGCCGTCCTGCGCCGCAGCAAGGGCGACGACGGCTCGGGGAACGTCGAGATCAACGGCCTGCGCATCGACGGTCCGGCGCACCGCGTGTTCGCCGGCACGGATGCGGTGCCGATCGGTCCGACCGAATACCGCCTGCTGTATTTCTTCATGACCCATCCCGAGCGCGTCTACACCCGCGCGCAACTGCTCGACCATGTCTGGGGTGGCAGCGTGTACGTGGAGGAGCGCACCGTGGACGTGCACATCCGGCGCCTGCGCAAGACCCTCGAGCCATGGCAGCTCGACCGCATGGTGCAGACCGTGCGCGGCTCGGGTTACCGGTTCTCCGCCAGCCCTTGA
- a CDS encoding M48 family metalloprotease, which produces MAKRVWFPRLATLAAALMACGLNAQEGVRLPDLGSSADALISPQDAQDYGAAMLRQMRSLGLVLDDPLVNDYINDLGYRLVAASERPREHFSFFVAKDDVINAFAAPGGYIAVNSGLIVLTRNEDELAGVIAHEIGHITQNHLQRAFEDSKKSAPLMALILLGAIAAGSGAHSGDSSAAVLMGGQGLLMQREINFTRKDEIEADRVGIQTLANAGFDPHAMASFFDHMQDTLRVGMGDDLPSLLQDHPVFPARISDANARADALAARQKLRPTGSTLSREQWEKATAPVAYLKDPSALLPRHDHDGLDTYALIRERVRVLSGDPARLADYYARNLAEHAAFDTPANRYGYALALTLSNRGEQALTQLAPLLAGHPDSLLLQLAQAEAMLQAGHRAEALTRYAELNARSPRNHAVALAYAKALSEGGSREQAASAAALLRPLLDDSDEPDMYRTYARASERAGDSVRAGEAYADASYLSGRPFDALEQLKRLLRRDDLDYYARARIQGRIAQLTPLVMELRKRKIPTEDNPDAGSPPPQLRAAGCDTGDCVRVR; this is translated from the coding sequence ATGGCAAAACGAGTCTGGTTTCCGCGTCTGGCGACGCTCGCGGCGGCGCTGATGGCCTGTGGCCTGAACGCCCAGGAAGGGGTGCGCCTGCCCGATCTTGGCAGCTCCGCCGATGCGCTGATCTCGCCGCAGGACGCACAGGATTACGGCGCGGCCATGTTGCGGCAGATGCGCTCGCTGGGTCTGGTGCTGGACGATCCGCTGGTCAACGACTACATCAACGATCTGGGCTACCGGCTGGTAGCCGCCAGCGAGCGGCCGCGCGAGCATTTCTCCTTCTTCGTCGCCAAGGATGACGTCATCAACGCCTTCGCCGCGCCCGGCGGCTACATCGCGGTCAATTCCGGCCTCATCGTGCTGACCCGCAACGAGGACGAACTTGCCGGCGTGATCGCGCACGAAATCGGCCACATCACGCAGAATCACCTGCAGCGCGCCTTCGAGGACTCGAAAAAGAGCGCGCCCTTGATGGCGCTCATCCTGCTGGGCGCCATCGCCGCCGGCAGCGGCGCCCACTCCGGCGACTCCTCGGCGGCGGTGCTGATGGGCGGTCAGGGGCTCCTGATGCAGCGCGAGATCAACTTCACCCGCAAGGATGAAATCGAGGCCGACCGGGTGGGCATCCAGACCTTGGCTAATGCCGGTTTCGATCCGCATGCGATGGCCTCGTTCTTCGACCACATGCAGGACACCCTGCGCGTGGGCATGGGCGACGACCTGCCCTCCCTGTTGCAGGACCACCCGGTCTTCCCGGCCCGCATCAGCGACGCCAATGCGCGTGCCGATGCCCTGGCCGCGCGGCAAAAGCTGCGCCCGACCGGCTCCACCTTGAGCCGCGAGCAGTGGGAGAAAGCCACCGCGCCGGTCGCCTATCTCAAGGACCCGAGCGCCCTGCTGCCGCGCCATGATCACGACGGGCTGGACACCTATGCGCTGATCCGCGAGCGCGTGCGGGTGCTGTCCGGCGATCCGGCGCGGCTGGCCGACTATTACGCGCGCAACCTGGCCGAGCACGCGGCGTTCGACACCCCGGCCAACCGCTATGGCTATGCGCTGGCTCTCACCTTGAGCAACCGCGGCGAGCAGGCGCTGACGCAGCTGGCCCCGCTCCTGGCCGGCCATCCGGACAGCCTGCTGCTGCAGCTGGCCCAAGCCGAGGCCATGCTGCAGGCCGGCCATCGGGCCGAGGCGCTCACCCGCTATGCCGAGCTCAACGCGCGCTCGCCGCGTAATCACGCCGTCGCGCTGGCCTACGCCAAGGCGTTGAGCGAAGGCGGCAGCCGCGAGCAGGCCGCCAGCGCGGCAGCCCTGCTGCGGCCGCTGCTGGATGACAGTGACGAGCCGGACATGTATCGCACCTATGCCCGTGCCAGCGAGCGCGCCGGCGACAGCGTGCGCGCCGGCGAGGCCTATGCGGATGCGAGCTATCTGTCGGGACGGCCGTTCGACGCGCTCGAACAGCTGAAGCGCCTGCTGCGGCGGGACGACCTCGACTACTACGCCCGTGCCCGCATCCAGGGTCGTATCGCCCAGCTCACGCCGCTGGTGATGGAGCTGCGCAAGCGCAAGATCCCGACCGAGGACAACCCCGACGCCGGCAGCCCGCCGCCACAGCTGCGCGCGGCCGGCTGCGACACCGGGGATTGCGTGCGCGTACGTTGA
- the grxC gene encoding glutaredoxin 3, translated as MPRIEIFSTATCPYCTAAKNLLKAKGLSWEEVRIDTDPAQRERMLERSGGRRTVPQIFINDQHVGGYDDLVAADRSGKLKTLLESAT; from the coding sequence ATGCCCCGCATCGAGATTTTTTCCACCGCCACCTGTCCCTACTGCACCGCCGCCAAGAATCTCCTGAAGGCCAAGGGGCTGAGCTGGGAGGAGGTGCGCATCGACACCGATCCGGCCCAGCGCGAGCGCATGCTCGAGCGCAGCGGCGGCCGCCGCACCGTGCCGCAGATCTTCATCAACGACCAGCACGTCGGCGGTTATGACGACCTCGTCGCCGCCGATCGCAGCGGCAAACTCAAGACCTTGCTGGAGAGCGCGACATGA
- a CDS encoding carboxymuconolactone decarboxylase family protein: MSGQDGGDRVAEFTAFRQRMNERILAEDNQVVRRFFALDGQAYRPGALDVKTKELLGLVASLVLRCDDCISYHVAQCRAAGVGRDEFFEAFGVGLVVGGSIVIPHLRRAVDFLDRLEAADGAGASACEEHR; encoded by the coding sequence ATGAGTGGGCAGGATGGGGGCGACCGGGTCGCCGAGTTCACCGCGTTCCGGCAGCGCATGAATGAACGCATCCTGGCCGAGGACAACCAGGTGGTGCGGCGTTTCTTCGCCCTGGACGGCCAGGCCTATCGGCCCGGCGCGCTGGACGTGAAGACCAAGGAGCTGCTTGGCCTGGTGGCTTCCCTGGTCCTGCGTTGCGACGACTGCATCAGCTACCACGTCGCGCAGTGCCGCGCGGCCGGCGTCGGGCGCGATGAATTTTTCGAGGCGTTCGGTGTCGGCCTGGTCGTCGGTGGATCGATCGTGATCCCACACCTGCGTCGTGCCGTGGACTTCCTCGACCGGCTCGAGGCCGCCGACGGGGCTGGCGCGTCAGCCTGCGAAGAACACCGCTGA
- a CDS encoding isocitrate dehydrogenase, protein MSKTIAVIPGDGIGPEIMAATLEVLDALDCGLVYATVEAGMVALEKHGDLLPKATLDAIARHQVALKGPLTTPIGGGFTSINVTLRRHFDLYANVRPAISFPGTKARYQNIDIITVRENTEGAYLAEGQTISEDGEVAQSIIRNTRKGSTRIVRYAFEMAVKKGRKKVTAVHKANIMKTSSGLFLSVAREVAKEYPQIEFNEMIVDNACMQLVMRPEQFDVIVTTNLFGDILSDLCAGLVGGLGLAPGDNIGEHAAIFEAVHGSAPDIAGKGIANPCALLLAAADMLDHLGMVAKGTAIRQAIRDTLAHEHDAATPDLGGKGSTRSFAAAIARRVRQAA, encoded by the coding sequence ATGAGCAAGACCATCGCCGTGATTCCGGGAGACGGCATCGGGCCGGAAATCATGGCCGCCACACTGGAGGTGCTCGATGCCCTCGACTGCGGGCTCGTCTATGCCACCGTCGAGGCCGGCATGGTGGCGCTGGAAAAGCATGGCGATTTGTTGCCCAAGGCCACGCTGGATGCCATCGCCCGGCATCAGGTCGCGCTCAAGGGGCCGCTGACCACGCCGATCGGCGGCGGGTTCACGTCGATCAACGTCACCCTGCGCCGGCATTTCGATCTCTACGCCAACGTGCGCCCGGCGATCAGCTTTCCGGGCACCAAGGCGCGCTATCAGAACATCGACATCATCACCGTGCGCGAGAACACCGAGGGCGCGTACCTGGCCGAGGGACAGACGATCTCCGAGGACGGCGAGGTGGCGCAGTCGATCATCCGCAACACGCGCAAGGGCAGTACGCGGATCGTGCGCTACGCCTTCGAGATGGCGGTGAAAAAGGGACGCAAGAAGGTCACCGCCGTGCACAAGGCCAACATCATGAAGACCAGCTCCGGGCTGTTCCTCAGCGTGGCCCGCGAGGTGGCGAAGGAATATCCACAGATCGAGTTCAACGAGATGATCGTGGACAACGCCTGCATGCAGCTGGTGATGCGGCCGGAGCAGTTCGACGTCATCGTCACCACCAACTTGTTCGGCGACATCCTTTCCGATCTCTGCGCCGGCCTGGTCGGCGGCCTGGGGCTGGCGCCCGGCGACAACATCGGCGAGCACGCGGCGATCTTCGAGGCGGTGCACGGCTCGGCGCCGGACATCGCCGGCAAGGGCATCGCCAATCCCTGTGCCTTGCTGCTCGCCGCCGCCGACATGCTCGATCACCTGGGCATGGTGGCCAAGGGCACGGCGATCCGGCAGGCGATTCGCGACACCCTGGCGCACGAGCACGATGCGGCCACGCCGGACCTGGGCGGCAAGGGCAGCACCCGCAGTTTTGCCGCGGCCATAGCCCGGCGCGTCCGTCAGGCCGCCTGA
- a CDS encoding aspartyl/asparaginyl beta-hydroxylase domain-containing protein has translation MVLLVVFVLFVLCVLLVHLRGRARLRFDRQLVDHSAVFIPYNLLMYAFSAVPARPILDRRDFPQLDLLQQNWQVIRDEALGLLDQGRIRAAEKHNDASFDSFFKQGWKRFYLKWYGKPLPSAEALCPKTVALLNAIPDIKAAMFAVLPPHSKLNAHRDPFAGSLRYHLGLITPNSDKCRILVDGEPHAWGDGKDVVFDETYVHWVENDTDQTRVILFADVERPLRTRWMQAINRRVGAFMGRITASPNIESPQEKVGFVNRLYALNQRNRERMRKFKKKHPRLFRTIKYIGIVLFLWLVFLAPWPLLR, from the coding sequence CTGGTATTGCTGGTCGTTTTCGTCCTGTTCGTCTTGTGCGTGCTGCTGGTGCACCTGCGTGGGCGGGCGCGGCTGCGTTTCGACCGCCAGCTGGTCGACCACTCGGCCGTCTTCATCCCCTACAACCTGCTGATGTATGCGTTTTCCGCGGTGCCGGCACGGCCGATCCTGGACCGCCGCGACTTCCCGCAGCTGGATCTCTTGCAGCAGAACTGGCAGGTGATCCGCGACGAGGCGCTGGGACTGCTCGATCAGGGCCGCATCCGCGCGGCGGAAAAACACAACGACGCCAGCTTCGACAGCTTCTTCAAGCAGGGCTGGAAGCGTTTCTACCTCAAGTGGTATGGCAAACCGCTGCCTTCGGCCGAAGCGCTGTGTCCGAAGACGGTGGCGCTGCTGAATGCGATTCCCGACATCAAGGCGGCGATGTTCGCGGTGCTGCCGCCGCATTCCAAACTGAATGCGCACCGCGATCCGTTCGCAGGTTCCTTGCGCTATCACCTAGGGCTCATCACGCCCAATTCGGACAAGTGCCGCATCCTGGTCGACGGCGAGCCGCACGCCTGGGGCGATGGCAAGGACGTGGTGTTCGACGAAACCTACGTGCACTGGGTGGAGAATGACACCGACCAGACCCGGGTGATCCTGTTCGCCGACGTGGAGCGTCCCTTGCGGACGCGCTGGATGCAGGCGATCAATCGCCGTGTCGGTGCCTTCATGGGCCGGATCACCGCCTCGCCGAACATCGAGTCGCCGCAGGAAAAGGTCGGTTTCGTCAATCGCCTGTATGCGCTCAACCAGCGCAACCGCGAACGGATGCGCAAGTTCAAGAAGAAGCATCCCAGGCTCTTCCGCACGATCAAATACATCGGCATCGTGCTGTTCCTGTGGCTGGTGTTTCTGGCGCCCTGGCCGCTGCTGCGCTGA
- the thiD gene encoding bifunctional hydroxymethylpyrimidine kinase/phosphomethylpyrimidine kinase — protein MLRTPPPSALTIAGSDSGGGAGIQADLKTFHALGVHGLSVITAVTSQNTRAVTAVHALPQAHIRSQIDAVFKDFPIRSVKTGMLGGAAVVRTVAGELARRKPPALVVDPVMIATSGARLLDAEAVAVLIARLLPLADILTPNLPEAEVLLDRPIRTAAEAERACRELRTLGPRAVLLKGGHARGRTVVDRYCDERGLIEIRHPRLAFEAHGTGCTLAAAIAAELAKGRPMRTAVRRAIAYVHRALARGYRPGGGAVLVLGH, from the coding sequence ATGCTCCGTACGCCGCCGCCCAGCGCACTGACCATCGCCGGTTCCGATTCGGGCGGCGGTGCCGGCATCCAGGCCGACCTCAAGACCTTCCATGCGCTCGGCGTGCATGGGCTCTCGGTGATCACGGCGGTGACCTCGCAAAACACCCGTGCGGTCACCGCCGTGCACGCGCTGCCGCAAGCGCACATCCGCAGTCAGATCGATGCGGTCTTCAAGGATTTCCCCATCCGGTCGGTCAAGACCGGCATGCTCGGCGGGGCGGCGGTGGTGCGCACGGTGGCCGGGGAACTGGCGAGGCGCAAACCACCCGCGCTCGTGGTCGACCCGGTGATGATCGCCACCAGCGGCGCGCGCCTGCTCGATGCCGAGGCGGTCGCGGTACTGATCGCGCGCCTCCTTCCGCTGGCCGACATTCTCACGCCCAACCTGCCGGAAGCCGAGGTGCTGCTCGATCGGCCGATCCGCACCGCCGCCGAGGCCGAACGCGCCTGCCGCGAACTGCGCACGCTCGGTCCGCGCGCCGTGCTGCTCAAGGGCGGGCACGCCCGCGGCCGTACCGTCGTCGACCGCTACTGCGACGAGCGTGGCCTGATCGAAATCCGGCATCCACGACTGGCCTTCGAGGCCCACGGCACCGGTTGCACGCTGGCTGCGGCCATCGCCGCCGAGCTGGCCAAGGGGCGGCCGATGCGCACGGCCGTGCGCCGCGCGATCGCCTACGTGCATCGCGCCTTGGCACGCGGCTATCGACCCGGCGGCGGCGCGGTGCTCGTGCTGGGGCATTGA